The Salvia miltiorrhiza cultivar Shanhuang (shh) chromosome 2, IMPLAD_Smil_shh, whole genome shotgun sequence DNA window CTTCCTTAATCAGCTCCACCATTGTAGTGGGAGATTCAAATCTGAAAATACAAGACCACCAAATACTTTATAAACTATACTGAATAACCGTTATAAGTATCCTGAAGTCAAGTTCAATAAACCAATTATTACCGAATAAGTTATAAAAATAGATTAACATTATTAAAATTCTActagataattgttattttgtCTATATTAATCAAAACGGTCTATTTTAACTGAATAAATCTAAAAGTATTTTGAACAACTATGAAACGATACTGAACAACTAATTAAATCTATTCAAtatcaattaatatattataaataacatCACAGACTAACTAAAAATGTATACAAAGTTACAGAACAACACTCACAACCTTTATGCATCTATCTCTGCAAATTTCAATAAAACAAATTTATAAATGCATCGAATTTCCATTAATGATTCAGAAACTAACTGAAGATCATACAAATATCCAAAATAACGTTTACAAACAATTTctaattgaattaaaaatataatattccGAATAAGCTAATATTGTATTTGAATAAGTTTTCATTTTTCACCAAATAACATATAAATCGAACAATCATTATTCAGTCATTAATGGATTCTAAAAATTCTTGAATATGTATTTCATAATCTTATTAACCAATAATTCCCATTGAGAGAGGCGAGATTTGCAGCGGTTTTTCTAAAAGAGTCAATCGTATTCTGCAAAAAATGAGAAAGAAACCCTTACCTATTGTGCGCCGCTGCCCAGAAGTTAGGCGGTgaatgaaaaggaaaaatagggATAATTGTTTACTCTTATGTAGAAAAGTGATGGAAGATTTGTCAACCGTCGGAGAAAATCGATTGAAGGAGATGAAACGAGTAGTGATGATAAATGGTTGAAAAGTAGGGTTAATGTTGGTGGGTAACTCCTTAATTAATGGAGTAAATTTTGGTATAGTTGTTCAGCAAAAAAAAGCCGGTGCCAATTATGCCCCTCATGGAATTTACATCCAATTTTTCGGCCctttctttaaattataaaactgaaattataaAAGTCAAAATATGATCTTGACCGTCTATTTCTATTAAATTAGTGGTTAGGATCTATTCTTTAATCTTTACTCTAAAGGGATTCTTTATAgatctcaaccctatatatatatatatatatatatatatatatatatatatagggaaggactaaaataagagcatttcttaagatataaaataagaatcattttcagcccttagatcatcaagatctactgttgattcgtaatcctgttggatggatttatggtcctgagttcgaatcccaaaggtagcaaaaatttatttttcacaattcatacctttatacagcgaattcatatgtgttctatataaaattcatacattaaaaattgcacttatttcttattttaagatgtgctttcacggtagcccacccctatatatatatatatatataaattgtttGAAGATAACATAGAAATTGTGgttttaaatgataattttggtttttcccatgatcttcaaaattttaaaaaaatataccaCCTTTtgttttttatgatttttcccACGGGCATAAATACCTCTAAATAAAAGTTGATTTTAGGGCTTTTGACTTAAATTTTTTGATACTGAAGTGTGAGAGATTTTGCGATTAGGTATCAAAGCTAAGTCAAAAGCCCTAAAATCAGCTTCGATTTGTGATGAAGTGTGACTGATAAGTAATAGTAAATAAATTGAGGGAGTCATCTGCAATTCAAGGCTGCGGAGGGATATTGGAAATGCAAAGTTGTTCAGCTGAAGAAAAAGAGCTAAGTGGAAGTAATAACTAATTGCAGAAGCTGGCCATCCTCTTCACTTCATGCAACATTTCCAGATCTTGATCTACGACTTAGATTACCTCTTCTTAGTTGTATAAATtctttattttcagttttttggTCTTAGTTTGATAGTTCATAGCATCTCATATAAACTCTTGTGTCTTTGAGCTGAGATTCAtaacataaataaagaaatttactGATCGCATCACGGTGAACTCGAATCCAGAACCTCAGGCCTTAGACATTAACCACCTACCGCACACGCACATCATATTCTTTGATGTTGAAGCTTAAATTCATTAAGTAGACACATATATGTCATGCACAATAAATTATATATGACACCCCACTTATGATCACTGGGATCAAGATGCAGTACTAGTATAGACTTTTGGATTAACTAATTTTAAATAGGGATATTTACagtaaaatacatatattttcaacAAATTATAGTTTTTCCCATGAtcttcaaaatttgaaaaaaaaaatacactacttttttattttttttatgatttttcccACAGGTCTAAATACTCCAAATAAAAGTTGATTCTAGGGCTTTTGACTTAGTTTTTTAATACGTAAGCGTGAGAGATTTTCAATTCTCAGATACATTAGCTTTATTATGTCACTTTTATTATCCCTCACGCTTaggtataaaaaaaaatctaagttaAAAGACCTAAAATCAGTTTTGATTTGGGGGTATTTCACAcccgtgggaaaaatcagaaaaaatcgaaagattgtgtatttttttcaaattttaaaggtcatTGAAAAAATtcagaatttgttgaaaattcgtgtattttacggcaaatatccctTTTAAATAATTGGTCGCGCTTCActttcttattttgtcttttaaGTTGACTTGCAAGTAAACGAAGCAAGTCGGATTGTTTTTATATAATCATCTTAAAAGTGACATTTGCAATGTGAGGAAAGAGGTATGTTTTGGCCTATTTATCACTCCATGTAATAAACACATTTACTGCTCAAgatttgtctataaatacaggATCTATCCCACCAACATTTATCATCCTAAAACAAAAACACAACTATTTCGCAACTCGAAGAAAAATGAGTTCCAAACTGATTGTTCTTCTCGGCCTTTTAGCTCTTCTAGTTTCTTCAGAAGTAGCTTCAGCCAGCAGAGGACTCGCTGAGAAAACTAATGCCGTCGATCCATGTAAGCAGCAATTtcttcaataatatatatatgtgtgtattttttgataaaaattaaaactaattaaacaGAGCACAAGTTTCCGCCGCGATGCGATGGACTCGAACCTAAAACCTCTGGTCTTGGCATTAACCATATTGCACACTACCGTTAGGCCAACACATGTGGCGCACATTTTTTCTAAAAAGTACATGCAATATATGTTTAATATATTGTTCTGAAAATGtcgaaattataaatataatattgatTGCTTGATCACATGTGCACAACATGTTGTGGTAATAATTGATTGTATTCCTTGATATAATATATTGATTACTTGAACACAGCTGAGAAAACCAACGGAGATGTTGCCAAAGACCAATATGGATATGGAGGTTATCCCGGCGGAGGTTATCCCGGCGGAGGTTATCCCCGCGGCGGATATCCCGGCGGAGGTTATCCCGGCGGAGGTTATCCCCGCGGCGGATATCCCGGCGGAGGTTATCCCGGCGGAGGTTATCCCGGCGGCGGATATCCCGGCGGAGGTTATCCCGGCGGCGGAAATGGTGGAGGAATTCCGCGCGGATACGGATCAGGTTCTCTCCCCAAGGCGATACCCAGTTACGGATCAGGTTCTCTCCCCCAGCCGGGCCCCGGACATGGAGGTGGCGGCGGAAATTGAGGTTTTCCCGGCGGTTGCTATATATAATTAAGCCTAAGATGTAATGAATAAAATGCATGCTTGGACGTGCATACATGCTCGTGGTGTGCCGGTTTTACttgttatatatattatgatattATGATGATGTAACCGTctgatttatgtaatttttgcTTACGCTAATACACCAACTTTTAAGTATTTTTAGTTTTgcatataaattgaaaattggggTAAAATGATACATACCTATTTTGAAAGATAAAACGTACAAAATACCCTTCTTTTATTTTGAAAGATGA harbors:
- the LOC131009488 gene encoding actin cytoskeleton-regulatory complex protein PAN1-like isoform X2, with the protein product MPSIHLRKPTEMLPKTNMDMEVIPAEVIPAEVIPAADIPAEVIPAEVIPAADIPAEVIPAEVIPAADIPAEVIPAAEMVEEFRADTDQVLSPRRYPVTDQVLSPSRAPDMEVAAEIEVFPAVAIYN
- the LOC131009488 gene encoding uncharacterized protein LOC131009488 isoform X1, which encodes MPSIHLRKPKEMLPKTNMDMEVIPAADIPAEVIPAEVIPAEVIPAEVIPAADIPAEVIPAEVIPAADIPAEVIPAEVIPAADIPAEVIPAAEMVEEFRADTDQVLSPRRYPVTDQVLSPSRAPDMEVAAEIEVFPAVAIYN